AAGAGCTCGCGGGCGAAGTTCTCGTTGGGGGCCTTGCGCCGGCTCTGGTTGAGATCGAGATAGAGCTCCATCGCGGGCGAACGCGACACGGCCTTTGTCAGAGCGGGGGCGGCGCCGAAACCGTCGTGCGTCAGAATGTCGAAGTGCTCGTGCAACAGGGCCGGATTGTTCACCTTGTCGGCGGACACGACGTACACGTCGCTCAGGAAGAGAACCCATTTGGCCGCGGCAGATTGCGCCGGGGTGGCGGCGTACGTGAGCCACTGGATGGTGAGATCGCGCACCGCATTGCGCTGCCGGTCGCGGAGCTCGCGCTGGAGACGTTGGCGCTCCTCGCCTTGCTTTTCGCGGGCGGCGCGGCGCAGCTCCGGCTCGGCGGCGGCGAGCTCGGTGACTGAGGCCGGGGCGCTCAGGCGCGGCGCGGAATCGGGGAAGAGGCGGTCCAGAGTCGCGGCGAGCCCTTCGCTAACGGCGCGGGCAACCTCGTCCGGTGTGGCGGTCCAGCCCGCGCGTCGCAGCAGGTGACGGGCGGTTCCCGGCTGCCAATGAGTGGGGGGAAGCGGCAGCCAGGCTTTCTCGGGTGGGAACGAAAAGGCCATGCGTGGCCGGAGACGGCGCGCCGACTCCCCCGGTTTCACGTTTCTCGATCGGGAAATTCCCGAGGGGAAGCGAACCCCGTTGGGTTAGCCTCAGAACCCGAGCGCGGTCTTGTACAAGCGTGGCACGCGCTTGGTCACGGATGTGAGCGTCTCCCACGGGATCGTGTCCGCGGCGCGGCTGAACTCGGCGAGGGAGATTTCCTCCTCATCCTGGCGGCCGACGAGAACGGCTTCGTCGCCGCACGCGACGCCGGGCACGGCCGACACATCGACGATGGTCTGGTCCATGGTGATGCGGCCAAGCACGGGACAGCGACGGCCGTGAATGAGGACGTGGGCGCGGTTGCTCGCCGCCCGTGGCATGCCATCGGCGTAGCCGGCACAGAGGACGGCGATGGTGGCATCGCGCTGCAGCGTATGGGTGCGCCCGTAGCTGACGGTGGTGCCGCCGGGAAGGCGCTTCACGAGTCCGACTCGCGTGTGGAAGCTGAACACGGGCTCGGTGCGCACCTGACCAAGCATCGAGTTGGGGTGGGGCAGGACGCCGAACTGCAGGAGGCCGATGCGGACGGCGTTGAACGGACTTGAGCCCGGCATCGTTTCGATCCCGGCGCTGTTGTCGGCGTGAACGAAGAGCTTGCTCGGATCCAGGCCGGGGCAGCGCTGGAGCGCTCGCAGGAAGCGTCGTCGCTGTTCGGCCGTGAACTCGACGTCGTCGTCGGGACTGGCGAAATGCGTGAACACGCCAGCGAGCCGCACGTGTTCGGCGGCGGTGACCTTGGCGTAGAGCGCGGGTGCTTCCTCGTGCCACACCCCGACGCGGCCCATGCCGGTGTCGATCTTCAGGTGGACGGTGATGGTGCGGCCGGCGGCCTTGGCAGCCTGTTCAAAGCGGTCGACTTCCTCGGCGGTCGAAATGGTCGCGGCCGCGTCGCTGTCCATCAGGCTGGTCTCCTCACCCGGCAGCAAAGGGCTGAGGATCAGGATCGGCCAACCGGGACCGAGTTCGCGCAGCGCGGCGGCTTCAGTGACGTTGGCGACGGCGAAGAGATCCGCCCCGGCGTGCATCAGATGGGCGGCGGCGCTGTGGAGCCCGTGGCCGTAGGCATCGGCCTTGACCACCGACACGTAGCGGATGTGCGGCGGAAGCGAGGCACGGATCAGTTTCAGGTTACGCTCGAGCGCGGCGAGGTCGATTTCGGCCCAGCAGCGCAGGATGCGCGATGCGGCAGCGACAGTGCTCATGAGGAAGTGGGCGCACGATGAATCTGGGGCGTCCACGTGACGTAGCTCGGATCCTCGTGCAGAAACGCGTCGGGCGTTTCCGAGGGATGAAAGAGATCGGCGTCTCCGGCGTCCCGAAGCAGATCGGGGACGGCATACGGGGTGAGCTGAACGCCGGCCGGCAGGGCTGACCAATGACGAAAACGGTCG
This genomic window from Opitutus sp. ER46 contains:
- the alr gene encoding alanine racemase, which translates into the protein MSTVAAASRILRCWAEIDLAALERNLKLIRASLPPHIRYVSVVKADAYGHGLHSAAAHLMHAGADLFAVANVTEAAALRELGPGWPILILSPLLPGEETSLMDSDAAATISTAEEVDRFEQAAKAAGRTITVHLKIDTGMGRVGVWHEEAPALYAKVTAAEHVRLAGVFTHFASPDDDVEFTAEQRRRFLRALQRCPGLDPSKLFVHADNSAGIETMPGSSPFNAVRIGLLQFGVLPHPNSMLGQVRTEPVFSFHTRVGLVKRLPGGTTVSYGRTHTLQRDATIAVLCAGYADGMPRAASNRAHVLIHGRRCPVLGRITMDQTIVDVSAVPGVACGDEAVLVGRQDEEEISLAEFSRAADTIPWETLTSVTKRVPRLYKTALGF